Proteins co-encoded in one Polyangiaceae bacterium genomic window:
- a CDS encoding TetR/AcrR family transcriptional regulator has product MPYPSDHKPRVHRRIVESAARLFLQRGFAAVSIDALMAESGLTRGGFYSHFKNKGELLREALAAAFDQSRENLFGRGTEALSGEAWQRRAAERYLTPKHRDAPEGGCPIPALSMEVARAPTVARRAFEAEVAQIIAEAEVRLGGPDARRRAISFLASSVGALLLSRAVKSEKLSREILEAVRSTYGGRPLR; this is encoded by the coding sequence GTGCCGTATCCTTCCGACCACAAGCCCCGCGTGCATCGTCGCATCGTCGAGTCGGCCGCGCGTCTATTCCTCCAGCGCGGGTTTGCGGCCGTCAGCATCGACGCGCTGATGGCCGAGTCGGGCCTGACACGTGGTGGCTTCTATTCGCACTTCAAGAACAAAGGTGAGCTGTTGCGCGAAGCCTTGGCCGCGGCCTTCGACCAGTCGCGGGAGAACCTATTTGGGCGCGGAACCGAGGCCCTGAGCGGTGAGGCGTGGCAGCGTCGCGCCGCAGAACGCTACCTCACGCCCAAGCACCGCGACGCTCCGGAAGGTGGGTGTCCGATCCCCGCGCTCTCCATGGAAGTGGCGCGGGCTCCGACGGTGGCGCGCCGCGCCTTCGAAGCCGAGGTAGCGCAGATCATCGCGGAGGCGGAAGTGCGCCTGGGTGGGCCGGACGCGCGCCGACGCGCCATTTCGTTCTTGGCGAGCAGTGTGGGGGCATTGTTGCTGTCGCGCGCCGTCAAGAGCGAGAAGCTCTCACGCGAGATCCTCGAAGCGGTGCGCTCCACCTACGGCGGGCGCCCCCTGCGTTGA
- a CDS encoding PQQ-binding-like beta-propeller repeat protein, translating into MVRFGTSQFRLDGSVSALQGVDARRLLASSMIADETVLWGVPGGERLVDVREPASHLALVGEGRQLLLAFARVTRWDALTGKELPSAELEGLKAPMVAGAHVLAAYDAARSRVCVRTHDGQAVSSLDLECPTDLALFDSESALAIARGDGGLIVLDVGTGRRRLEDPRPHRKVTASKDGQWLLCAGGDSIELRRGGAGRQVWSTRDVSDVDAVALSPNATVAALLDWRGRLQLRSLSDGRALAEREVPLHGGCIAFVNDDVLAYGWAGAVRFAAVPSLKDMHEPQGHEASVIAVCQATDVVVTASRDQDARVWDARTGGARRLLHHDNAVEDCALSPSGTRVASVSADGRFRLWDPARGEVLHESALGIGLDIGSVAFSPDGTLVATLRAKSVDVLQADLGEPRSTFAASAPSAIRFLDDQRLLLVQTESLRVVGLDGAPGALLQRRFEPPLAVAPDGSRCALRRNDRLAIYECAALDALPAPDVHLPTALAWSRDGVLACARFQSSDLLLWDSQDASVAGTLAMSSRPTALAFVDERRLLVGMANGTAEIVVVPKTKREIARDAARLRDERVQAARALMYALSRDGEPVRQEAGGYRVAPGRDSLSPDGLALECRLTDESQIAIRCHVHDDYFRFEIARPGTAPLPPPNSAFVRLGRWLRARLGHAPPPPDPRDEAWLARIQAEPGVFEATVDRLEAGSTVLTFCTRELPEPRALWLWLQRAAEVLRE; encoded by the coding sequence ATGGTCCGCTTCGGCACGTCGCAGTTTCGCTTGGACGGCAGCGTCAGCGCCTTGCAGGGCGTCGATGCGCGCCGCTTGCTGGCCAGCTCGATGATCGCCGACGAGACCGTGCTCTGGGGCGTTCCTGGCGGAGAACGGCTGGTCGACGTACGCGAGCCCGCCAGTCATCTTGCACTGGTAGGCGAAGGCCGACAACTGCTGCTGGCCTTCGCGCGTGTCACGCGCTGGGACGCGCTTACTGGCAAGGAACTCCCGAGCGCGGAGCTAGAAGGCTTGAAGGCTCCGATGGTGGCCGGGGCGCACGTGCTCGCTGCCTACGACGCGGCGCGATCTCGGGTTTGTGTCCGCACCCACGATGGGCAAGCGGTGTCGAGCCTGGACCTGGAGTGTCCCACTGACCTCGCATTGTTCGACAGCGAATCGGCGCTCGCCATCGCACGCGGCGACGGTGGCCTGATCGTGCTGGACGTCGGAACCGGCAGGCGACGACTCGAAGATCCTCGCCCCCACCGGAAGGTCACCGCGAGCAAGGACGGCCAATGGCTTCTCTGCGCCGGTGGCGACTCCATCGAACTGCGTCGAGGCGGCGCCGGCCGACAGGTGTGGTCCACCCGAGATGTTTCCGATGTGGATGCCGTTGCTCTGTCACCCAACGCAACCGTTGCCGCCCTGCTGGACTGGCGCGGCAGGCTTCAGCTTCGTTCACTGAGCGACGGCAGAGCCCTCGCGGAAAGAGAAGTCCCACTGCATGGGGGTTGCATCGCTTTCGTGAACGACGACGTGCTTGCCTACGGGTGGGCGGGGGCTGTGCGCTTCGCAGCCGTACCCAGTTTGAAGGACATGCACGAACCTCAGGGTCACGAAGCTTCCGTCATTGCCGTCTGCCAGGCCACTGACGTCGTGGTGACAGCTTCCCGCGATCAGGACGCGCGAGTTTGGGATGCACGGACGGGCGGCGCACGACGCCTGCTGCACCACGACAACGCCGTCGAAGACTGCGCGCTGTCCCCCAGTGGAACTCGCGTCGCCAGCGTCAGCGCCGACGGCAGGTTTCGCCTCTGGGATCCAGCCCGGGGCGAAGTGCTGCACGAGTCCGCCCTGGGCATCGGCCTCGACATTGGCTCCGTCGCCTTTTCGCCGGACGGAACTCTGGTGGCCACGCTGCGAGCCAAGAGCGTGGACGTGCTGCAGGCAGACCTCGGTGAGCCTCGGAGTACGTTCGCGGCCAGCGCCCCAAGTGCGATTCGATTCCTGGACGATCAACGTCTGTTGTTGGTGCAAACCGAGTCGCTGCGCGTCGTCGGGCTGGACGGTGCGCCTGGCGCGTTGCTGCAGCGCCGCTTCGAGCCTCCCCTGGCCGTCGCCCCGGATGGCAGTCGCTGTGCATTGCGCCGCAACGACCGGCTCGCGATCTACGAGTGCGCTGCGCTGGACGCCCTGCCAGCTCCCGACGTACACCTGCCAACAGCGCTGGCGTGGTCGCGAGACGGAGTGCTCGCCTGTGCCCGCTTCCAGAGCAGCGATCTATTGCTGTGGGACAGCCAAGATGCCTCCGTCGCCGGCACGCTGGCCATGTCGAGCCGCCCCACGGCCCTGGCCTTCGTCGACGAGCGTCGGTTGCTCGTGGGGATGGCCAACGGCACCGCAGAGATCGTGGTCGTGCCCAAGACCAAGCGCGAGATCGCTCGGGACGCGGCGCGGCTGCGTGACGAGCGGGTGCAGGCAGCGCGCGCGCTGATGTACGCACTGTCTCGGGATGGCGAGCCGGTCAGGCAGGAAGCTGGCGGGTACCGCGTTGCACCGGGGCGCGACTCATTGAGCCCGGACGGGCTCGCCTTGGAATGCAGGCTGACGGACGAGAGCCAGATCGCGATTCGGTGCCATGTGCACGACGACTACTTTCGCTTCGAGATTGCTCGCCCCGGCACAGCGCCGCTGCCTCCGCCAAATTCCGCCTTCGTGCGGCTCGGGCGCTGGCTTCGCGCGCGCCTAGGCCATGCACCGCCACCGCCGGATCCACGGGACGAGGCTTGGCTTGCACGCATCCAGGCCGAACCAGGCGTATTTGAAGCGACGGTGGATCGTCTGGAAGCAGGCAGCACCGTGCTCACTTTTTGCACCCGCGAACTGCCGGAGCCTCGAGCGCTATGGCTCTGGCTCCAACGGGCTGCAGAAGTGCTCCGTGAGTGA